The segment GCCATCTGGGGCATGCTGGCTGTTATGTTCGTGGTCGTCGGCGTCATCGCCGGTGTCTTTACCACCACCGAGTCCGCAGCCGCCGCTGTTGTGTGGTCTCTGTGCGTCGGCCTGTTCATCTACAAGGGCTTCTCCTTCAAGGATGTCCCCCACATCTTTGCAAACGTCGTGGAGACTCTGGGCAAGGTGCTGATCCTGCTGGGCGTGTCCGGCGCATTCACCTACCTGCTGACCTATCTGCGCATCCCCACCATGATCGCTACCGGTCTGTTCTCCATCACCAGCAACAAGATCGTCATCCTGATCCTGCTCAACATCCTGATGCTGTTCCTGGGCTGCCTGATCGAGATGGCCTGCCTGATCCTGATGCTGACCCCCGTCATCCTGCCCATCTGGATGCAGCTGGGTCTGTCCCCCATCCATCTGGGCATCGTCATGGTGCTGAACCTCGGCATCGGCCTGCTGACCCCTCCCGTCGGCTCCACCCTGTTCATCGGTTCTGCCATTTCCGGCATCAAGATCGAGACCCTGTCCAAGAAGATGGTGCCGTTCTACATCACCATGTTCATTGCGCTGATGATCCTGACCTACTTCCCGCAGAGCTTCATGTGGCTGCCCAACCTGCTGTACTAAGCGCGTATGGAAACAATGAATCTGCCGCTGGGGGCGCGGCTCTGGATTGCAGATGCCCCCAAAGACCCCAAAGGAATGATCTTGATCTGCCCCGGCGGCGGCTACCAGTGGCTTTCGCCGCGTGAGGCCGAGCCGGTGGCCCGCGCCTTTGCCGCCGCCGGCTGGGCGGCTGCGGTGGTGTACTACACCATTCGCGAAAAGCCCGGCCAACCCCCGCTGGGCACCCTGCCGGTGCGCCAGCTGGGCGAAGCACTGCAGACCATGCAGCAGCGTTTCCCGGCACTGTCGGCGCTGGTCTGCGGCTTCTCCGCAGGCGGCCATCTGGCAGCCAGTCTGGGCGTGCACTGGCGTGAGTTGGGCCTGCCCCGCCCCGACGGCATGATCCTGGGCTACCCGGTGATCACCGCCGGAAAGTACGCCCACCGCGGCAGTATCCAAAATCTGGCCGGCTCGGACGATCCGGGCTGGTATTCGCTGGAAACGCAGGTCACGGCAGATACGCCGCCTGCCTTCTTCTGGCATACCGTCACCGACCCGGAAGTGCCGGTGCAGAACAGCCTGCTTCTGGCAGGTGCACTGAGCGCGGCCGGTGTGCGCTACGAAATGCATCTTTACCCCCGCGGGGTGCACGGTCTGAGTCTGGCAACGCCCGAAGTGGACGAGCCGGAAAAGCACCGCGTTGCAGATCCTCACATCGCCGGCTGGTTCGGGCAGTGCCTCGAATGGCTGGATATTCTAAAAACGACAAAGGAGTGATTCCCCATGGCAATGTGGAAAAACGACGATGAAATGTTCGCCCTGATGAAAGAGAAGCTCTATACCCCCGTTGTGGGTGATATTCTGGATCAGATGGGCTATAAGCACCAGTTCCTGCCCGCTTCCATCCGCCCGCTGGCTGCACAGGTGCCTACCGCACCCTACATCCTGCCCGGAGAGGAAGAGGACAAGCGCCTGAAGGTGGCTGGCTACGCCTGCACCGTTCTGGAAAACGATGTGTTTGAGTACCCCGCCGAAAAGCCCTTCGGTTATATGACGGAGGCGCTGGATGACCTGAAGCCCAACGAGATCTACATCGCTACCGGCGCACACAACAGTGCTCTGTGGGGCGAGCTGCTCACCGCCT is part of the Faecalibacterium sp. HTF-F genome and harbors:
- a CDS encoding alpha/beta hydrolase; the encoded protein is METMNLPLGARLWIADAPKDPKGMILICPGGGYQWLSPREAEPVARAFAAAGWAAAVVYYTIREKPGQPPLGTLPVRQLGEALQTMQQRFPALSALVCGFSAGGHLAASLGVHWRELGLPRPDGMILGYPVITAGKYAHRGSIQNLAGSDDPGWYSLETQVTADTPPAFFWHTVTDPEVPVQNSLLLAGALSAAGVRYEMHLYPRGVHGLSLATPEVDEPEKHRVADPHIAGWFGQCLEWLDILKTTKE
- a CDS encoding RraA family protein gives rise to the protein MAMWKNDDEMFALMKEKLYTPVVGDILDQMGYKHQFLPASIRPLAAQVPTAPYILPGEEEDKRLKVAGYACTVLENDVFEYPAEKPFGYMTEALDDLKPNEIYIATGAHNSALWGELLTACGKARGAVGAVLDGYTRDTPKVIEQNFPVFCSGTWAQDSSVRTYVFKWRCPIEIGQVTIHNGDIVFGDIDGVLIIPKDIAPEVIEKALVKASTEKTMRKAIEDGMMVTDAFAKFGVL